From the Mycobacterium noviomagense genome, the window CCTGCGATCGGGCCGATTTCCCCGGCGGCGAAGAAACCGGCGAGCGCAATCCCGCCAAGCAGTTCGGCGATGGTCGACGCGTCGTGGTCGGCCACCCCGAACATCCGTCGCCCGCGCGCGTTGCAGGCGAACAACAGCGCGCCGACCGGACGCCCGGGCGCCTCGGCGGCGGCCCGCTCGACAGCCAGCCGCAGATCCTTGTCGGCGCTCACCGCGTCACGCACCTGAAACTGCACGGTGGCGCCGACCGGGACAGCCTGGCCGATCTCGATCGCCCCGGATGCGGGATCGGCGCCCAGCAGCCCGCGAATGATGAAGTCACCCTGGCCCGGAGCCGTCAGGTGCTCGTCGGCGACGATCCCAATCTGCACGCCGCGGCTGACTACCTCCTGCTCGCCGCGCGGCAGCTCCTCGACGATCTCCCGCAGCCGCTGCAGCGGCGAGCGGCCGCCCAGCTCGGTGACCACGTCCTCTTCTGCGCCGGTGACGATGTACGGGTGGCCGATCGGCCGGCAACCCTGCGACACAATCGGGATCGCCTGCCTGGCCGGCAGGCGCACGCCCACCAGCCCGGAGCTGAGCACGTGCCGGTCGCGAAACAGCCGGGTCTCGCCGGATGCCCGCCCGCCGCTGACCAGACCGCCCACCACTGTCGTTCCGGGCAGGTCCTTATTCAGGTGCTCGACCAGCAGATGCGACGGGAAGGTGTATGGGTCCGACAGCAACACGTGCAAATC encodes:
- a CDS encoding FIST signal transduction protein, whose product is MRIGVGVSTVPGGRKAAVEAAELARDGLAGKAPSLAVLFASWSHSDEAVGILNAVQETVEPPALIGCVAQAVVADRREMENAPAVAVWLASGLPAETFELDFVATGSGGLLTGYRFEPAGNDLHVLLSDPYTFPSHLLVEHLNKDLPGTTVVGGLVSGGRASGETRLFRDRHVLSSGLVGVRLPARQAIPIVSQGCRPIGHPYIVTGAEEDVVTELGGRSPLQRLREIVEELPRGEQEVVSRGVQIGIVADEHLTAPGQGDFIIRGLLGADPASGAIEIGQAVPVGATVQFQVRDAVSADKDLRLAVERAAAEAPGRPVGALLFACNARGRRMFGVADHDASTIAELLGGIALAGFFAAGEIGPIAGRNALHTFTASMALFVDDAK